A region from the Spirochaetota bacterium genome encodes:
- a CDS encoding FAD-dependent oxidoreductase produces the protein MKSSKRTAEKKITTAGEYDIIVVGGGPAGVSAAFAASRRGMKTLIVEQFNCLGGIATAGGHGHICLYSSSGTGERVVGGVIHEISKRTADAGYGVVNNSSSDFEIEGMKCTLEKIAEETKTDVLYYTQFADAVVEKGAVTGVIVQNKSGRSAYRAKRIIDCTGDGDVAARAGCGFDMGDEETGHCQPVTLMFTIGGVDHEKVKAFRGGDYKLQRVWEEAQKNGDMRPFQNVIMGWWWTPTRPDQIGVNFTHINFIDSTKAEDLTKATIEGRKQAYESIAVYRKYIPGMEHCYMVSTPNTVGARESRRIHGLNTLTREHVVTQATFDDSIGYGSFFIDIHGTTGPGMDAKVWNPPKGFKYQIPYGIIVPKDVDNLFVAGRCASATHEALGSLRVMPQCGVMGEAAGTAAVLSIEKNIAPKNIDVRALQGMLREQKCIVDESDIARYA, from the coding sequence CAGCGGCATTCGCGGCGTCACGTCGCGGGATGAAGACGCTTATCGTCGAGCAGTTCAACTGCCTGGGCGGCATAGCGACCGCGGGCGGGCACGGGCACATCTGCCTCTATTCATCGAGCGGTACGGGAGAACGTGTCGTCGGGGGCGTTATCCATGAGATATCGAAACGCACGGCGGACGCAGGATACGGCGTGGTGAATAACTCATCCTCCGATTTTGAGATAGAGGGGATGAAGTGTACACTGGAAAAGATCGCCGAGGAAACGAAGACCGACGTGCTCTACTATACACAATTCGCTGACGCTGTCGTGGAGAAGGGGGCGGTGACCGGTGTCATCGTCCAGAACAAATCGGGAAGGTCAGCCTATCGCGCGAAACGTATCATCGACTGCACCGGCGACGGGGATGTTGCCGCACGCGCCGGCTGCGGTTTTGATATGGGCGACGAGGAAACAGGTCATTGTCAGCCGGTAACACTCATGTTCACGATAGGCGGCGTCGATCACGAGAAGGTGAAGGCGTTCCGCGGTGGTGATTATAAATTGCAGCGCGTATGGGAAGAGGCGCAGAAGAACGGCGATATGCGGCCGTTCCAAAACGTGATAATGGGGTGGTGGTGGACGCCCACACGGCCCGACCAGATCGGTGTGAATTTCACCCATATCAATTTCATCGATTCGACGAAAGCCGAGGACCTTACTAAAGCGACGATAGAGGGAAGAAAGCAGGCGTATGAATCGATAGCCGTGTATCGGAAATACATACCCGGCATGGAGCACTGTTATATGGTATCGACGCCGAACACCGTCGGTGCCCGCGAATCGAGACGCATCCATGGACTGAACACGCTCACGCGGGAACATGTCGTTACACAGGCGACATTCGATGATTCCATCGGATACGGGTCGTTCTTCATCGACATTCACGGCACCACGGGGCCGGGCATGGACGCGAAAGTGTGGAACCCGCCGAAGGGATTCAAGTATCAGATACCGTACGGCATCATCGTGCCGAAAGATGTGGATAATCTTTTCGTCGCGGGGCGCTGTGCAAGCGCCACGCACGAAGCGCTCGGAAGCCTTCGCGTCATGCCGCAATGCGGCGTCATGGGCGAAGCGGCGGGAACAGCGGCGGTGCTTTCTATTGAGAAGAACATCGCTCCAAAAAATATCGATGTGAGAGCATTGCAGGGAATGCTTCGGGAGCAGAAGTGCATTGTGGATGAGAGTGATATAGCAAGGTACGCCTGA
- a CDS encoding alpha/beta hydrolase fold domain-containing protein, giving the protein MPRFMCMYMVSVFVLCAADAPKTIADRLRADDADKDGTVTKSEFKGPPQIFERFDKNSDGVIDAAELDALKNIPFGTNARGTNDGRPMPDRFERTDRAPMAMPDTIEYVRDVEYGKGGAVSLKLDYIRPKERKSSLPAIVFIHGGGWKSGDKAQPIRNLVPFATNGYFCASINYRLTDEAQFPAQIEDCKCAMRYLRAKAKELGIDGTRIGVWGSSAGGHLVALLGTSGDVKEFEGTGGWQNESSRVQAVVDFFGPSDLFTMGDSPSSMDHNAPDSPEAKLIGGALKENKAKADKASPITYVSKDDPPFLIVHGDVDRTVPMQQSVVFEAALKKMNVDVTLKIMAGEGHGFKSREPNELAMRFFERVLKGKKE; this is encoded by the coding sequence ATGCCCCGCTTCATGTGCATGTATATGGTTTCAGTGTTCGTCCTGTGTGCAGCCGATGCGCCGAAAACGATAGCCGACCGCCTTCGCGCCGACGATGCCGACAAGGACGGCACGGTAACGAAAAGCGAATTCAAAGGCCCGCCGCAGATCTTCGAGCGATTTGACAAGAACAGCGACGGTGTCATCGATGCAGCCGAGCTTGATGCCCTCAAGAACATCCCCTTCGGTACGAATGCCCGCGGAACGAATGACGGCCGTCCTATGCCCGACCGCTTCGAGCGCACGGACCGAGCCCCGATGGCAATGCCGGATACGATAGAATATGTGCGCGATGTGGAATATGGGAAAGGCGGAGCAGTATCGCTCAAACTCGATTACATACGCCCGAAAGAAAGGAAGTCGTCGCTTCCCGCGATAGTGTTCATTCACGGCGGCGGCTGGAAGAGCGGCGACAAAGCACAGCCGATAAGGAATCTCGTCCCGTTCGCGACGAACGGATATTTCTGCGCATCCATTAATTATCGCCTTACCGACGAAGCGCAATTCCCCGCACAGATCGAAGACTGCAAATGCGCAATGCGCTATCTCCGTGCGAAGGCGAAAGAGCTCGGTATTGACGGCACACGCATCGGCGTCTGGGGGTCTTCCGCAGGCGGACATCTCGTCGCGCTCCTCGGCACATCCGGCGATGTGAAGGAGTTCGAAGGCACGGGCGGATGGCAGAACGAATCGAGCCGTGTTCAGGCCGTCGTCGATTTCTTCGGCCCGAGCGATCTTTTCACAATGGGTGACAGTCCATCCTCAATGGACCACAATGCCCCTGATTCTCCGGAAGCGAAACTCATCGGCGGCGCGCTCAAAGAGAACAAGGCGAAGGCCGACAAGGCAAGCCCGATAACGTATGTATCGAAGGACGACCCGCCCTTCCTCATCGTCCACGGCGATGTTGATAGAACGGTGCCGATGCAGCAGAGCGTGGTGTTCGAAGCCGCGCTCAAGAAAATGAATGTCGATGTTACGTTAAAGATAATGGCCGGGGAGGGGCATGGGTTCAAGTCGCGAGAGCCTAATGAGCTGGCGATGCGGTTTTTTGAGAGGGTGTTGAAGGGGAAAAAGGAATAA
- the yqeK gene encoding bis(5'-nucleosyl)-tetraphosphatase (symmetrical) YqeK, translating to MKHTDTSVASIQSWLKRNIDAPRYRHTMGTYAVAMKLAKRHGANERKTALAALLHDAGRMFFSPKAMIAYIREHGEALPAHRELSTGLLHAAASAAIARAVFGVRDRTVLDAIRRHTTGGKNMSLIAKIIYIADVLDPSRGLPHTRGLLKKAMRDLNDALIDTVRISIDYVMRQRIFLAPGSLEFYNSLIRSRR from the coding sequence ATGAAGCACACGGATACGTCGGTCGCATCGATACAATCCTGGCTGAAAAGGAACATCGATGCACCGCGTTATCGCCATACGATGGGTACGTATGCGGTCGCGATGAAGCTCGCAAAACGCCATGGTGCGAACGAACGGAAAACCGCGCTTGCCGCACTCCTCCACGATGCGGGGCGCATGTTCTTTTCGCCGAAGGCCATGATCGCGTACATAAGAGAGCACGGCGAAGCATTGCCCGCACATCGCGAGCTGAGCACCGGTCTTCTCCACGCTGCCGCGAGCGCCGCGATAGCGCGTGCCGTGTTCGGCGTCCGCGACAGGACCGTCCTCGATGCGATACGGCGTCACACCACCGGCGGAAAGAACATGTCGCTCATCGCGAAAATCATCTATATCGCCGACGTTCTCGACCCGAGCCGCGGTCTTCCCCATACGCGAGGACTGCTGAAGAAAGCGATGCGCGATCTTAACGATGCGCTCATAGACACGGTGCGGATCAGCATCGACTATGTCATGCGGCAGCGGATATTCCTTGCGCCGGGATCGCTGGAATTTTACAACAGCCTTATCCGCTCGCGGCGATAA
- a CDS encoding serine hydrolase: MSVALLLHKLHAIRNGIITAGAMVLCTSATTGAEGVLPPKDEWQKKAAAYSAAHDGVSMLVLIDGVATLEEYPNGGGADKAWQLASGTKSFWGPLMLIAEKEGICTLDERIADTITEWSGDARRSRITVRHLLSLTSGLPNGRSLAPPYRDAIQYTAKNEPGDVFEYSSVSYQCLGEFLKRKLALKKMSSLDYLKTRIFEPIGLVLADWNRGTDGEPVLPWGAHLTAREWAKYGELIRHGGTWKGKEIIPSSPLRSCFIGSKANPSYGLTWWLNTRNDLPADLVLAAGAGDQRMYIAPSRSTVAIRQRKIDIKQLMRSKRQPDSAFSDAEFCSLLFTGVSSTNDAPMVLMRPME, translated from the coding sequence ATGTCAGTTGCGCTCCTGCTGCACAAACTTCACGCGATACGAAACGGCATCATCACCGCCGGTGCCATGGTGCTATGCACTTCGGCAACGACCGGGGCGGAGGGGGTTCTCCCGCCGAAAGATGAGTGGCAGAAGAAAGCGGCAGCGTACAGCGCGGCGCATGACGGCGTATCCATGCTCGTGCTTATCGACGGCGTTGCAACGCTTGAGGAATACCCCAACGGAGGCGGTGCGGACAAGGCCTGGCAGCTCGCCAGCGGCACGAAAAGCTTCTGGGGCCCGCTCATGCTCATCGCTGAAAAAGAAGGGATCTGTACGCTCGATGAACGTATCGCCGATACCATCACCGAATGGAGCGGCGATGCCCGACGTTCACGCATCACCGTACGCCATCTCCTTTCTCTCACCTCCGGACTTCCGAACGGCAGATCGCTCGCTCCGCCGTACCGTGACGCAATACAGTATACTGCGAAGAACGAGCCGGGCGATGTTTTTGAATACAGCTCGGTGTCCTATCAATGCCTGGGTGAATTCCTCAAACGAAAGCTCGCATTGAAAAAAATGTCATCGCTCGATTATCTGAAAACCCGTATCTTTGAGCCGATCGGCCTTGTGCTCGCCGATTGGAACAGGGGTACCGACGGGGAACCCGTGCTGCCCTGGGGCGCGCATCTCACCGCCCGTGAATGGGCGAAATACGGTGAGCTCATCCGCCACGGCGGCACGTGGAAGGGGAAAGAGATCATTCCGTCATCGCCGCTGCGTTCCTGTTTCATCGGAAGCAAGGCGAATCCGTCGTACGGCCTTACCTGGTGGCTGAACACGCGGAACGATCTCCCCGCCGATCTTGTGCTTGCTGCGGGTGCCGGGGATCAGCGGATGTACATCGCCCCGTCGCGCAGCACCGTTGCGATACGGCAGCGGAAGATCGATATCAAACAGCTCATGCGCTCGAAGCGTCAGCCCGACAGCGCATTCTCAGATGCGGAGTTCTGTTCGCTCCTCTTTACCGGGGTATCGTCGACGAACGACGCCCCCATGGTGCTGATGCGCCCTATGGAGTAA
- a CDS encoding helix-turn-helix domain-containing protein: MAVRTVKDPVFGLFDINGPWRRSVQSFFYEKDGVFRFNDGVSFYAGTQLLSRDTPFPVHRHDFLEAVIVIQGDLRHQTSSSSERTLTPYDTIFLNPSVTHRFEAASGEARIVTLSFLPSIIGYNDRVLTEYNLLDLCTLLTPFTDERTKEVRRLSDDAAKRIIFNAFIVIERIRYAGEDRQEIGKDAFRQAIKTLLEEVRSGSERTGKKVSIIDILDHLQSHYRERISQRALAERFGLTPSSLSTNFNRIAGTTLATYINRLRIEDAKKLLAETGLPIGHIALDVGFENITHFNDVFREQTGVTPTVFRKKR, translated from the coding sequence ATGGCGGTTCGTACAGTAAAAGATCCGGTGTTCGGGCTGTTCGATATCAACGGGCCGTGGCGGCGAAGCGTTCAGTCGTTCTTCTATGAAAAGGACGGGGTGTTCAGGTTCAATGACGGTGTGTCGTTCTATGCGGGCACGCAGCTGCTCTCTCGAGATACGCCGTTTCCCGTGCACCGGCATGACTTCCTTGAAGCGGTCATCGTCATACAGGGAGATCTCCGACACCAGACATCGTCGTCCTCCGAACGGACGCTCACACCCTATGACACGATATTCCTCAATCCATCCGTGACGCATCGTTTTGAAGCAGCAAGCGGGGAGGCGCGCATCGTTACGCTTTCCTTTCTCCCGTCGATAATCGGATACAACGATCGTGTGCTCACCGAGTATAATCTCCTCGACCTCTGCACGCTTCTCACGCCCTTCACGGATGAGCGAACAAAGGAAGTGCGCCGCCTTTCGGATGATGCGGCAAAGCGGATAATTTTTAACGCCTTCATCGTCATCGAACGTATCCGCTATGCAGGTGAGGATAGGCAGGAGATAGGAAAAGACGCCTTCCGGCAGGCGATAAAAACGCTTCTTGAGGAAGTACGCTCGGGCAGTGAACGCACGGGGAAAAAGGTGTCCATCATCGATATACTCGATCATCTGCAGTCGCATTACCGGGAACGTATATCACAGCGCGCGCTTGCCGAACGCTTCGGTCTCACGCCGTCGTCGCTTTCGACGAATTTCAACCGCATTGCGGGAACGACGCTCGCGACCTATATCAATCGCCTTCGCATCGAGGACGCGAAAAAACTTCTTGCGGAGACCGGGCTTCCGATCGGTCACATCGCGCTCGATGTCGGTTTTGAGAACATAACGCATTTCAATGATGTGTTCCGGGAACAGACAGGCGTGACGCCGACGGTATTCCGAAAAAAGAGATGA
- a CDS encoding ADP-ribosylglycohydrolase family protein has product MINFNEKDLRNKIYGCWIGKSIGGTLGGPFEGRREILDVKGYTTPAGEPLPNDDLDLQLIWLKALTDRGPKGVTAQVLGEYWLNYIPPPWGEYGVCKMNLHAGFPPPLSGMLTNEVLNKSNGAWIRSEIWACVAPGCPDTAIRFAYEDASVDHGGDEGMYAELFTAALESAAFVVSDMRELIRIGLSKIPAACRVATAVKTAIKAYEEKHTWQEAREAVVAASVPEIGWFQAPANIGFVIVGWLYGEGDFGKSLIIATNCGDDTDCTASTLGSILGIIRGADTIPQEWIKPIGDRIITVAIDRGSIQLPTTLTQLTEQTMRQIVPMLTAFHCPVTVSASPTDISDIASLKLENPSVGAEICGRSSYAVTMDAVHAKVILDYEKAPVLRPGVPFRLTVEIDNQLPDHRHYEVIWHMPPNVRVLPSPRMQMSIMHKGVEQGYKSRGYGKVHTPAVFEIVADTIDEAYVRGILEVRAPGRPTVCFIPVLFANAVS; this is encoded by the coding sequence ATGATCAACTTCAATGAAAAGGATCTTCGTAATAAGATCTACGGCTGCTGGATAGGGAAATCGATCGGCGGCACGCTCGGCGGACCCTTCGAAGGCCGCCGTGAGATACTCGATGTGAAAGGGTATACGACGCCTGCAGGCGAACCCTTGCCGAACGACGATCTTGATCTGCAACTCATCTGGCTTAAAGCACTGACCGACCGCGGTCCGAAGGGCGTCACCGCTCAGGTGCTCGGTGAATACTGGCTCAACTATATCCCGCCCCCATGGGGCGAATACGGCGTATGCAAGATGAACCTTCACGCGGGATTCCCGCCGCCGCTCTCCGGCATGCTCACCAATGAAGTCCTCAATAAATCCAACGGCGCATGGATACGAAGCGAGATATGGGCGTGCGTTGCCCCGGGCTGCCCCGATACGGCGATACGCTTCGCCTATGAGGATGCATCGGTCGATCACGGCGGCGACGAGGGCATGTACGCGGAACTTTTCACCGCGGCGCTCGAGAGCGCGGCATTCGTCGTGTCGGATATGCGGGAACTCATACGCATCGGTCTCTCGAAGATACCGGCTGCATGCCGCGTGGCGACAGCGGTGAAGACCGCGATCAAGGCATACGAAGAGAAGCACACCTGGCAGGAAGCGCGCGAAGCGGTGGTGGCAGCGAGCGTTCCGGAGATCGGATGGTTCCAGGCACCGGCGAACATCGGCTTTGTCATCGTCGGATGGCTCTACGGCGAGGGCGACTTCGGGAAGTCGCTTATCATCGCCACCAATTGCGGCGACGATACCGACTGCACGGCATCCACGCTCGGTTCCATTCTCGGCATCATACGCGGTGCGGATACGATCCCTCAGGAATGGATAAAGCCGATCGGCGACAGGATAATCACCGTGGCGATAGATCGCGGAAGCATTCAGTTGCCGACGACGCTCACACAGCTCACCGAACAGACGATGCGTCAGATAGTTCCTATGCTGACCGCGTTCCATTGCCCCGTTACCGTGAGCGCATCGCCGACCGATATATCGGACATCGCTTCGCTGAAATTGGAAAACCCGTCCGTCGGCGCCGAGATATGTGGCCGCTCATCGTATGCCGTTACCATGGACGCCGTTCATGCGAAAGTGATACTCGACTACGAAAAAGCGCCGGTGCTCAGACCCGGCGTGCCGTTCCGGCTCACCGTTGAGATCGATAACCAATTGCCCGATCATCGCCACTACGAAGTGATCTGGCATATGCCTCCCAATGTTCGCGTGCTGCCTTCGCCGCGAATGCAGATGAGCATCATGCATAAGGGCGTAGAGCAGGGATACAAAAGCCGCGGCTACGGCAAGGTGCACACGCCCGCCGTGTTCGAGATAGTGGCCGATACGATTGACGAAGCATATGTCCGCGGTATACTGGAAGTGCGTGCGCCGGGACGTCCGACGGTCTGTTTCATACCGGTGCTGTTCGCAAATGCCGTGTCGTAA
- a CDS encoding sodium-translocating pyrophosphatase: MAIPVAKTAAAVTNAVVHHGGGEAALVVPSFAQHPFSFNLLLIGIGVCVLGLAFGLLEYNRVKRLPVFKSMLDIGNLIFETCKAYLLQQGKFLIILELIIGACIAFYFGVLQQMPIGKVVIILLFSVVGILGSYGVAWFGIRMNTLANARTAFASLMRAPIKLLNIPLQAGMSIGVLLVSVELFIMLCILLFVPGDIAGACFIGFAIGESLGASALRVAGGIFTKIADVGSDLMKIVFNIKEDDPRNPGVIADCTGDNAGDSVGPTADGFETYGVTGVALISFILLAVKDPAMQITLLTWIFTMRFLMVATSIISYWLNGVVNQIFFARKEHLDFEQPLTNLIWITSILSVGMTFAVSYWQLSSLGGNLWLWLAGIISCGTLAAAIIPEFVKVFTSTKSAHTKEVVTASRQGGASLTVLSGLVAGNFSGFWIGLTIAALMAVSYFFSLHGLGVHMIYPSVFAFGLVAFGFLGMGPVTIAVDSYGPVTDNAQSVYELSLIEEDKQAGKNIEKEFGFKPDFAKAKHYLEENDGAGNTFKATAKPVLIGTAVVGATTMIFSLILLIKSTLGIEPETVLNLLNPYSLLGFIAGGAVIYWFSGASIQAVTTGAYRAVEYIKDHIKLDKKAAKKADTEASKKVVQICTQYAQNGMFNIFIAIFSFALAFAFFSSPQGTNNAPTSFFISYLIAIAVFGLFQALFMANAGGCWDNAKKIVEVDLKEKGTPLHAATVVGDTVGDPFKDTSSVAMNPIIKFTTLFGLLAMEIAIVPSFRGIAPYVGAFFFVVALVFVWRSFYAMRIQTKEK, from the coding sequence ATGGCTATTCCAGTCGCAAAAACAGCGGCGGCCGTAACCAATGCCGTGGTCCATCACGGCGGCGGCGAGGCGGCTCTCGTTGTCCCATCGTTCGCTCAGCATCCGTTCAGCTTCAACCTCCTGCTCATCGGCATCGGGGTATGCGTGCTCGGGCTCGCCTTCGGGCTGCTCGAGTATAATCGCGTCAAGCGCCTGCCGGTGTTCAAGTCCATGCTTGATATCGGCAATCTCATTTTCGAGACGTGCAAGGCATATCTCCTCCAGCAGGGGAAATTCCTCATCATACTCGAGCTCATCATCGGCGCGTGTATCGCGTTCTATTTCGGCGTCCTTCAGCAGATGCCCATCGGCAAAGTGGTTATCATCCTCCTTTTCTCGGTGGTCGGCATACTCGGCTCCTACGGCGTTGCATGGTTCGGCATACGCATGAATACGCTCGCAAACGCCCGCACGGCATTTGCCTCGCTCATGCGCGCACCGATCAAGCTCTTGAACATACCGCTTCAGGCGGGCATGTCCATCGGCGTGCTTCTTGTGAGCGTAGAGCTTTTCATCATGCTCTGCATCCTTCTTTTCGTTCCGGGCGACATCGCCGGAGCGTGTTTCATCGGTTTTGCCATCGGCGAATCGCTCGGCGCTTCCGCGCTCCGCGTTGCCGGAGGTATCTTCACGAAGATAGCCGACGTGGGAAGCGATCTCATGAAGATCGTCTTCAATATCAAAGAGGACGATCCGCGTAATCCCGGCGTCATCGCCGACTGCACGGGCGACAATGCGGGCGACTCGGTCGGCCCCACCGCTGACGGTTTTGAGACCTACGGGGTGACCGGTGTCGCGCTCATAAGCTTCATCCTCCTCGCCGTGAAAGACCCCGCGATGCAGATAACGCTCCTCACCTGGATATTCACGATGCGCTTCCTCATGGTGGCAACATCGATAATTTCCTATTGGCTCAACGGCGTCGTCAATCAGATATTCTTTGCGCGCAAGGAACATCTCGATTTCGAACAGCCGCTCACCAACCTCATCTGGATCACGTCGATACTTTCCGTCGGCATGACGTTCGCCGTGAGCTACTGGCAGCTTTCGTCGCTCGGCGGCAATCTCTGGCTCTGGCTTGCCGGCATCATCAGCTGCGGCACGCTTGCCGCCGCGATAATCCCCGAATTCGTGAAAGTGTTCACGAGCACCAAGTCCGCGCATACAAAGGAAGTGGTCACGGCCTCCCGTCAGGGCGGCGCGTCGCTCACCGTTCTTTCCGGCCTTGTCGCCGGTAATTTCAGCGGGTTCTGGATCGGTCTTACGATAGCCGCGCTCATGGCAGTATCGTATTTCTTCTCGCTCCATGGTCTCGGCGTGCACATGATATACCCGTCCGTGTTCGCCTTCGGTCTCGTGGCCTTCGGCTTCCTCGGCATGGGTCCGGTGACCATTGCGGTGGACAGCTACGGCCCGGTCACCGACAATGCGCAGTCCGTCTACGAGCTTTCGCTCATCGAAGAGGACAAGCAGGCGGGCAAGAACATCGAAAAGGAATTCGGTTTCAAGCCGGATTTTGCGAAAGCGAAGCATTATCTCGAAGAGAATGACGGCGCGGGCAACACGTTCAAGGCGACCGCCAAACCGGTGCTCATCGGCACGGCTGTCGTGGGCGCAACAACGATGATATTCTCGCTTATCCTCCTCATCAAGAGCACGCTCGGCATCGAGCCGGAAACGGTCTTGAACCTTCTGAACCCGTATTCGCTCTTAGGCTTCATCGCCGGCGGCGCGGTCATCTACTGGTTCTCAGGCGCTTCCATTCAGGCAGTGACCACCGGTGCATATCGCGCGGTCGAGTACATCAAGGACCACATCAAGCTCGACAAAAAGGCCGCAAAGAAAGCGGATACAGAAGCATCGAAGAAGGTCGTTCAGATCTGTACGCAGTACGCGCAGAACGGGATGTTCAATATATTCATAGCGATATTCTCGTTCGCGCTCGCCTTCGCGTTCTTCTCATCGCCGCAGGGCACGAACAATGCCCCGACCTCGTTCTTCATCAGCTACCTCATCGCCATCGCCGTGTTCGGCCTCTTCCAGGCCCTCTTCATGGCGAATGCCGGCGGCTGCTGGGATAATGCGAAGAAGATCGTTGAAGTAGATCTCAAGGAAAAGGGCACACCGCTCCATGCCGCGACCGTCGTGGGCGATACGGTGGGCGACCCGTTCAAGGACACATCATCGGTGGCCATGAACCCGATCATCAAGTTCACGACGCTCTTCGGGCTTCTCGCGATGGAAATAGCCATCGTGCCGAGCTTCAGAGGCATCGCCCCGTATGTCGGCGCGTTCTTCTTCGTTGTCGCACTTGTGTTCGTGTGGCGCTCGTTCTATGCGATGCGCATTCAGACAAAGGAAAAGTAA
- a CDS encoding sulfatase has product MKCSPNIVYIHSHDTGRYIEPYGHAIPTPHLKRLADGGVVFRDHHTAGPTCSPSRAALMTGQFPHQTGMLGLAHRGFSLHDYGKCIPHTLKKSGYASYLLGMQHIAHTDEQIKAIGYDVIDIAGPKNVATVAHRAAKLIASKPKAPFFIDAGFFETHRKGRDFERTDYKTDARYVRVPAPLPDNAVTRADMANFIDSARTYDDGVGIILDAIEKAGLAENTIIIATTDHGIAFPGMKCNLTSHGTGIMLIMRGPGVPSATVSDALSSNIDIYPTICELAGINAPPWLEGASLVPALSGKEVHEEIFSEVTYHAAYEPMRSVRTKEHLYIRRFKERNRPVLPNCDDSPSKDVWMEHGWPRSSLASEQLYDLISDPNETNDRCGDDAYAEIRAAMRARLEKYMKRTDDPLLAPSIPLPMGVIINDEDDLQPDATTAKKIS; this is encoded by the coding sequence ATGAAATGTTCACCGAACATCGTATACATCCATTCGCACGATACGGGGAGATACATAGAGCCCTATGGCCACGCGATACCGACGCCGCATTTGAAGCGTCTTGCGGACGGCGGCGTTGTCTTCCGCGATCATCACACGGCGGGGCCGACCTGTTCGCCGAGCCGAGCCGCGCTCATGACGGGACAATTCCCGCATCAGACGGGGATGCTCGGGCTTGCGCATCGCGGTTTCAGTCTTCATGATTACGGGAAATGCATTCCTCATACGCTGAAGAAGAGCGGGTATGCATCGTATCTCCTCGGCATGCAGCATATCGCGCATACGGATGAGCAGATCAAAGCGATCGGATACGATGTCATCGATATCGCCGGCCCGAAGAATGTCGCCACGGTGGCACATCGTGCGGCGAAGCTCATCGCATCGAAGCCCAAAGCACCGTTCTTCATCGATGCGGGATTTTTTGAGACGCATCGCAAGGGGCGCGATTTCGAGCGCACCGACTACAAGACCGATGCACGCTACGTCCGCGTACCCGCGCCGCTCCCGGATAATGCGGTCACCCGTGCTGATATGGCGAATTTCATCGACAGCGCACGTACGTACGATGACGGTGTGGGCATCATCCTCGATGCGATAGAGAAAGCCGGACTTGCGGAGAACACCATCATCATTGCGACGACGGACCACGGCATCGCGTTTCCCGGGATGAAATGCAATCTGACAAGTCACGGCACGGGCATTATGCTCATCATGCGCGGACCGGGGGTGCCGAGCGCAACGGTGAGCGATGCGCTTTCATCGAATATCGATATCTATCCGACCATCTGCGAACTTGCCGGCATCAATGCACCGCCATGGTTGGAAGGGGCATCGCTTGTTCCGGCGCTCAGCGGCAAGGAAGTGCATGAGGAGATATTCTCCGAGGTGACGTATCACGCGGCGTATGAGCCGATGCGTTCGGTGCGGACAAAGGAACACCTCTATATTCGGCGCTTCAAAGAAAGGAACAGACCGGTTCTCCCGAATTGCGACGACAGTCCTTCGAAGGATGTCTGGATGGAACACGGCTGGCCGAGGTCATCGCTCGCTTCCGAACAGCTGTATGACCTGATTAGCGATCCGAATGAAACGAATGATCGATGCGGTGACGATGCCTATGCGGAAATACGCGCTGCTATGCGCGCACGCCTTGAAAAATATATGAAACGGACGGACGATCCGCTCCTCGCACCGTCGATACCGCTTCCGATGGGTGTTATTATCAATGACGAGGACGACCTTCAGCCGGATGCAACGACTGCGAAAAAGATCTCGTAG